CACGCGAACCTGCCCTGCCGGGGATGTAGCCTGGTCGGGAATAAACCGTCGCAATCTATCAGAGACAGGGGTATCGAGCACAGGCGGTTGGGGTGGTTCTATGCCTGGCCCGCGCCGTTGGGGGAACTGATCCATGATTTGCCTGTATCTTTATGGTAATTGCTATGTTACACTAATGTGAGAATTACCCCCTGATATTCGGGGTCTGGAGCAGGACCGGGGCAACGCCTCCGGAGCCAAATCCAACAGCCCGGTTCTGGTTCTAGCGGCTCGTGCACCTCCGGAACGCAACCCTTGCAGCGCCGCAGCCGCACACCTTCCCGCGGGAGGCCGAGGTCACACGAGCCGCGGGGATGGTAAGAGCGCAGCCCTCGAGGACCACCGGTGCATTATACTCGAACGGCGCTCAGAATGCCAGCCACCGGCGAGAGCGCGCCTGTTCAGACGCGCCGCGGAGGACGGCGAAAGCGCAGATGACCGGTCTGTTGAACTGCTCTGCGCCTCTCCCTGCCCTCTGCGGTGAGTACGGAGAAAGTGAACGTGATTCCGAGAGCAGGAGCTCGCATGGCGACGGAACGGGCCGATCTGATCGTTTCAGGCAACGATGGGAGGGTAGTTTGTCTGGCCTGTCAGTGGCGGTGCGCGCTACGCCCTGGCGATGTAGGGCGCTGTCAGGTGCGTGTTGGCGGCGATAAGGGCATCAATTTGCCGGGGTACGGTCTGATCAGCGCCGCAACCATCGGGCCGATCGAAGACTACCGGCTCTGGCACTTTCTGCCTGATACGCTGGCGCTGGCGATCGGGGGGTGGGGCTACGCGACGGTGACCGATCATAGCCGCGGCCCCTACGGCGCCCTGCCCGACGACCCCGCTCGGCGGCGCAAACTCGATCCCGAACGCGTCGCCTCATTCGCGCTGGAACGTCTCTGCCGGGGCGTCATCTGGGCCTACGGCGAACCCGCCGTCAATCACGAGTATGTTCGCGCACTGCTGCAACTCAGCCGCGCCGCCAGTCGCTACACGGCCCTCATCACCACCGGCGCGATGACCATCGAGGCCCTCGATCAACTGGGCCCTTACCTCGATGGCATCAGTCTCGACCTGCGCGGCTTTAGCGATGGGAGTTACGCGCGCCTGGGCGGACTGCCCGCCTGGCGCGAGGTGCTGGGCATCGCCGAACGGGCGCTGCGACATTGGCGCGTGCACATCGAGGTGACCACGCGCATCCATCACGGCGTCAACGATGATCCGGGCGAGGTGCGCGCCCTGGTTACGTGGATCAAAGAGACGCTGGGTGAACATACACCCTGGCACGTACTTCCTGGAGACGCCGGCAGCGAGACGGCCGCTTCGACCACGCGCGCCCGCAGGATCGGCCACGAAGTTGGCCTGCACTTCATCTACGGGGCCGAACCCAACCAGCCGACTCGCTGCCCGATATGCCATCAGTTGCTGATTACCCGTGTCAACGGCTTGACAAGTCTGGTCGGTCTCGAAGGTTCCGTCTGCACCAACTGCGGCTACAACGCGAAGCTGCACCTGTCAATCTTCAAGCAGCGGTGAGGTGGAACGGCCACCTTCCACAACTCGAAGCGCTGCGTTTCCGGTCCCTCCGAGACGCCGGACCGCCGAGAGGCGCTATGGCCGCCCGGCGAACGGCAAATAGACCTGCCGCAACGCCAGGCTTGAGTCAACACGGAAGCTCAGGACCCGTTCCTCAGAACGGTTCCCAGCCCGATCCACGGCCACGTAGCGCACCTGATGCCGGCCATCGGGCAGACCGCCAAGCGTGGTAATGGAACCGGTTCGCTCCTGCCAGGGGCCATCGTTCACCGATACCAGCAGGCTCGCGACGCCGCTGCCGCCCAGGTCGTCCGCAGCAAGGGTCAGTCCGTCAAGCCGCCGAAAGGTGTTGCCCAGACGCTCGGTGAGCGTGGCGCCCGCACCGGCTAACCCATCGAGGGGCGAGCCGAACTGCGTCTGGTTCGGGGCGCGCACGGCATAACCGGCCGTGCGCCCGCCTCCCCGCTCCAGCGAACGGAATGCCAGCACGTGCCGCCCGGCGGGCAGGTTCACCGTTTGCTCCACGGCGGTCTCGTCTTGCTGCCCGCTTACGCTGGCCACCAGTTGGCCGTCAATCCACAGCCAGGCGCTATCGTCGCTGCTGAGCCGGAAGGTGTAGTCGCCCGCCACCGGGGCGACAAAGACGCGCGTCTGTTCAAGGACCAGGCGCTCATCCGCCCCTACGCCGATCCCTGACACGGCTTCGAGATCGTCGCTGGGAAGACCGTGCCAGACGAAACTGCCCAGCAAGGCGCCCCGGGCGAGCGCCGAGCCGTCGGCGGTACGGGCCAGAAAATTGGCCGGCGTTCCGCCCTCGCGGTACAGTCGGGCCAGCGGGCGCAGCAACTCATCATAGGCCGCCAGCGCAGGCGGTTGGCGCTCCGGGGTGACGCTCAGCGGCATTATGGCCGCGTCGCGAGCGAAATAGCCGACGTATTCGTTGATCAGCCCGGCGCGCAAGCGGAAGTCTCCCGGAGTGCGCAGGCGCAGGTAGCCCACGACCTCGCGGGTTTCACCTGGCATCAGCCGGCCGTTGATGCCCCAGCGCCACGGGTAGCCGCCGGTGTCGCCAGCGCACCGGGGTTGCCGCTCCGCCTCGACGGGGCCAAGCGTCAGACGGATGCGTCCAAATTCCTTCGGATAGATAGGGTAAGCCTGCCCCGGCGTTCCCAGGAAGCACTCGCCCTCTTCATAGACGTAGCCTTCGTTGAGGTTGTAGCGCCCATCGGCGGCGCGATCCGCCTCAGGGGCCTGGCTCTCCACCGGCGTCGCGCCGCTATTGCGGATGGTAAAAGTGACCTTGAGCAGTTCACCCGCGGAGAGCCTCAGCCGGTCGTAGCGCACATTCAGGAGTTCAACCCGCGCCGCCGCAGGGTCCTCTTTGATCCAGCGGACGGCATCGAAATAGACCACCCGCTGGCGGATGAGCGGTTCCCCGGTCAGGTCGCCAAGCTCGACATAGCCCTGGCGGCCCGCGGAGAACTGATACGTGCCCAGCGAGACCCACTCCTCCGCAGTGTCCTGGTTAATGCTCACTTCATACACCCGGTCGGCAGCGGCTATGCGATAGGTGGCACGGGCAGTCGCCTGGGGCAGCCCGCACCCTCGTGGAACGTAGACCAGCACGTGGTAGCGCCCGGCCTCGGGCAGGTTCGGGCGCCAGACCCCCCGATTGGCGCTTTCGGCCGGATTGTCGGCGCCGAAGGTGTAGGTGGTATTACCATCATAGCCACAGGGCCACCGGTACCAGGTCGCATTGCTGCGCTCGAAGCCGCTCTCGCGGTCGTCCACGGTCAGATCGCCATTGTCCCAGGCGGCGTCGCTCAGCCGGTCGCGCACCCGCTGGCGGATCGTCGGCAACAACGCGTCCAGCCGATCGCCGGGACAGGTCGTATGGCCCGGGGTAACGGTGCGATGACCAGCGATGTGATTGATCATCGCGCCAGGGACGAAGGGGTTGCAATAGCGAGAGATGGCGCATCCGTAGTAGTAGGAGCGACCGAGGGGATCAATGCCCTTCTGCTCGGCCTTCCACGCCAGGAGGTTCACCAGGCTATCCACAGCGGCGGCGGAAGGGGCTACGGTGTTGTAGGCGCCGATCAGCGCCACGCCCATCGAGCCATAGTTGCCGGTGTCGTGGAAGCCCACCGCATCGTCGCCGCCTGCCCGCCCTTCGTAGATGACGCCATTGGGATCGATCAGATAGTTATAGCCAATGTCGCCCCAGCCACGGGTAAAGGTATGAAAGGACCAGATCGCCCGCACCCGATCGGCCCAGTTCTGCTGGTTCCCGGACAGAGTGTTCGAGTCGGCGGTGTGGTGCACGATCATATGGCGCACAGGGTAGTAGGCAGGGGGCACACGGCTGCCCTGCCCATCCGGGTTGCCCCAGGCGGTGCGACTCACCACCGGCGGGCGGCTCGCCTGGGCGACGGTTGCCTCACCTGGCCCTTCCGGCAACGGCTCGGCTGGTCCAAAGCGGGCATCAACCGTGTTGACCTCGACCCGCCGCAGTTCGGGCAGAGCGCCGTCAGGCGCGGGGCTGAAGCGCGCGCGGACCTGCCAGAAGCGCGCTTCGAAACCCGCGGCGATGATCTGACTCCAGCGCGCCTGCGCACCGTCCTCGGCCTGCCAGAGATCCTCATCTTCACCTGCCGCGCCCCAGGGGGACCACTGCTGCCCGTCGGCGGAGACGCGCATCTCCAGTTCCAGGCGCGCCTCGGGCGGCACGGCGGCCTCCCAGCGCAGCAGCAGGTGGGTAAAGGGCCGCGGCGCGGCGGTCGCGGGCGAGACGTAACCATAGGCCGCGTCTTCCCCGCCAAGCGGCCCTGGAGAGGGCTGCGTGGAAACGCCGGGCGGGATCAACACGGCCCGGTCGGGGCGGCCGGCTTCGTAGGCGGAGATGGAACTGGCTGTCACCCTTCCGAGAACCAGGGTCAACGCACCGACCAGGAGCAACACTATGGCAAGCGTGGCGGAGCGGCGATAACGGCAAGACATAATGAACCTCCACGCAGGAAGCGATTGCACATCGGCTTCATACTACCGGCGCTGCGTGGAGGTTGGGGAGAGATTAAGATGACGGTTGGATGACTCGTGAGCCATCCTGCCGCTTCGCCGCATACGGGGATCGAACAGGGGGCGGGGAAACCGGCTTTCTCCACTCCCCTGCTGACGGGAGGCTCCAAGAGAGCATAGCCGTCTTACAGTCGGACCTCTGGGCATCCCGGAGACGCTCAAACCAGTTCCGGTCGCATACGCGCATGCGCATGAGCGCCAGGCCTCATCCTACAGACGGCAATCTAAAATCCAAAATCCAAAATCCAAAATCGCATCAGACCGTTACGTGATGCTCAAAGTACCGATTAATGAGGGCGATCACCTGGTCGGCAGTTTCCTCAATAGGCTTATTCGTGACATTGATGACCGAGAACCCCCCCTGGCGAAAGATGCGCCGGGCATAGGCCAGTTCGTCCTGCAGTTCGTCAGGGTCAGTGTAACCATGGTTGACATTGCCCTGAAAGA
This genomic stretch from Chloroflexaceae bacterium harbors:
- a CDS encoding radical SAM protein; the encoded protein is MATERADLIVSGNDGRVVCLACQWRCALRPGDVGRCQVRVGGDKGINLPGYGLISAATIGPIEDYRLWHFLPDTLALAIGGWGYATVTDHSRGPYGALPDDPARRRKLDPERVASFALERLCRGVIWAYGEPAVNHEYVRALLQLSRAASRYTALITTGAMTIEALDQLGPYLDGISLDLRGFSDGSYARLGGLPAWREVLGIAERALRHWRVHIEVTTRIHHGVNDDPGEVRALVTWIKETLGEHTPWHVLPGDAGSETAASTTRARRIGHEVGLHFIYGAEPNQPTRCPICHQLLITRVNGLTSLVGLEGSVCTNCGYNAKLHLSIFKQR
- a CDS encoding N-acetylmuramoyl-L-alanine amidase translates to MSCRYRRSATLAIVLLLVGALTLVLGRVTASSISAYEAGRPDRAVLIPPGVSTQPSPGPLGGEDAAYGYVSPATAAPRPFTHLLLRWEAAVPPEARLELEMRVSADGQQWSPWGAAGEDEDLWQAEDGAQARWSQIIAAGFEARFWQVRARFSPAPDGALPELRRVEVNTVDARFGPAEPLPEGPGEATVAQASRPPVVSRTAWGNPDGQGSRVPPAYYPVRHMIVHHTADSNTLSGNQQNWADRVRAIWSFHTFTRGWGDIGYNYLIDPNGVIYEGRAGGDDAVGFHDTGNYGSMGVALIGAYNTVAPSAAAVDSLVNLLAWKAEQKGIDPLGRSYYYGCAISRYCNPFVPGAMINHIAGHRTVTPGHTTCPGDRLDALLPTIRQRVRDRLSDAAWDNGDLTVDDRESGFERSNATWYRWPCGYDGNTTYTFGADNPAESANRGVWRPNLPEAGRYHVLVYVPRGCGLPQATARATYRIAAADRVYEVSINQDTAEEWVSLGTYQFSAGRQGYVELGDLTGEPLIRQRVVYFDAVRWIKEDPAAARVELLNVRYDRLRLSAGELLKVTFTIRNSGATPVESQAPEADRAADGRYNLNEGYVYEEGECFLGTPGQAYPIYPKEFGRIRLTLGPVEAERQPRCAGDTGGYPWRWGINGRLMPGETREVVGYLRLRTPGDFRLRAGLINEYVGYFARDAAIMPLSVTPERQPPALAAYDELLRPLARLYREGGTPANFLARTADGSALARGALLGSFVWHGLPSDDLEAVSGIGVGADERLVLEQTRVFVAPVAGDYTFRLSSDDSAWLWIDGQLVASVSGQQDETAVEQTVNLPAGRHVLAFRSLERGGGRTAGYAVRAPNQTQFGSPLDGLAGAGATLTERLGNTFRRLDGLTLAADDLGGSGVASLLVSVNDGPWQERTGSITTLGGLPDGRHQVRYVAVDRAGNRSEERVLSFRVDSSLALRQVYLPFAGRP